In the Sulfobacillus thermosulfidooxidans DSM 9293 genome, GTATGCCGGAGGTCTCCCGGAGCAAAACCTCCGGGAGAGGATTGAAACCATTCCATAAGGGACTTAAGGGGGTACTACTCAACGTCTCCCGGAGCAAAACTGGATGTTAGTCTAAATTGTGGACACCTCGAATTGAGACAAGATGATACAATAATTCTCCATTGAGGTGAATCCGATGGCCAATCAATATGATCGAGCGTTTAAAGAACAAGCGGTTCAACTCGTGTTGACCCAACAAAAAAGTGGCGCGCAAGTGGCGCGCGAACTGGGCATTCCCAGCAAAACCTTGTATGCCTGGGTCGCTGCCTACAAAGCCGATCCGGTGGAACCCTTTGTGGGTAGTGGGCATCTGAAAGCGGAAGACCAAGCCCTGCGCGATTTGCCGCGGCGTATTCGGGATCTCGAAGAGGAGAATGCGATCCTAAAAAAAGCGATGCGCCTCGTCACCAACGATCGGAAGTAATCTTTCAGTTCATTCATGAACACCGCTTCACCTTCTCGATCACGAAGATGTGCCAAATCCTCGACGTTTCGCGAAGTGGGTATTATGCGTGGCGCCATCGCCCCCCCAGTACTCAGGCGCAAGTCCGGGCCCGGCGGGTCGAACGGATTCGGGCGGTGTTTACCGCATCAGGGGAACGCTACGGCAGCCCCAAAATCACCGCCGTGTTACGGCGGGAAGGCGAGCGCATTAGTCAAAAAACGGTGGCACGGTTGATGCACGACCATCGATTGCGCTCTCGCGTGACACGGAAATATAAAGCCACCACGAATTCTCGGCATACGTTGCCGGTGCATGAGAACGTGTTGAATCAAACGTTTACCGCGGATCGCCCGCATGCGGTGTGGATGGCGGATATTACCTACATCCCCACGGAGGAAGGATGGCTCTATTTAGCGAGTCTTCAGGATTGGTACACCCGAAAAATTGTGGGATGGGCGGTAGACCGGCGCATGACGCAAGATTTGGTCATCCGAGCCTTAGACCGTGCGGTTACCCACAGCCAGCCGCCGGCCGGCGTGCTGCATCACTCGGATCGAGGCAGCCAATATGCCGCCGCGGCTTACCAGGAAAGGCTTCAGCAGTATGGCATGACGGCGAGCAAGAGTCGCAAAGGAAATTGTTACGATAACGCCATGATTGAATCCTGGCACAGTCTCCTCAAGAAGGAGCTGATTTACTTGACGAAATTCCGAACCCGGGCAGAAGCGGAAGTTGCGATCTTTGCCTATATCGAGATTTTTTATAATCGGCAGCGCGTCCATAGCGCCCTAGATTATCAGACTCCAGCCGAGGCTGAGGCGGCGTATCAAGCGTGATCTGGATAATGTCTCCATTTTGGGTGTCCATTTTATTGACATAGGTCCAAAACGCCGCAGCAAAGTTATCATCTCGAAGTTCTTCAAGAGACGGTGTGGCCTGATGTTCCCTATGCCCATAAGGGTCAGCGCACCGATGTTCTATTGAAGAATATCCCAAGAACCTAAAGTATGAACGCCAGTCCGTCGTTATATCGCGGTTTCAGCATTGGCAAAGATGGAAGAGGGAACCGGTGAGGATTTAGAGCCAGGAATAATTTCGGCTTGTTCAACGAACACGCAGAGCGCATTGATTAAGGGTAAATGTTCAATATGCGCGGGCTTATGGAATAACAATGAAGGATTCGCAATCAAAATGGCAACGCCTTGGGCCCGGGAGATGGCGACGTTCAGACGATTTAAGCTATAAAGGAATTCTAAACCATGAGGAATATCCTCAGGATTTGAAGCCGCAGTACTATAGATGACAACAGGCGCTTCTTGCCCTTGAAACTTATCGACCGTGCCTACCCGCACGTCCTTGGGCAAAGCCGCTCGAAGCCTCGTAACCTGCGCGTTATAAGGGGCTACAACCAGGATGTCATTGGCCGTTAAGGGGCGCATGTGTCCTTGTTGATCGGTCCAGGTGCTGGTTAAGAGTTCCATCACCACTTGACGGGTTAAGAGGACTTCTTCTTCGGAGGCGGTTCGGTTCCCTTCATGCCAAATGGGAACATAATAGAGGCCTGAATGAGACCAGGGACCCGGCCCCTGGAGATTTTGCTTCGCACACTGCGGATGGGATGTGAATTTGTCGTCATAGGCAATATGGGAAATATAGCGCGTGATCACGGGATGCATGCGGCGCGTGACGTCTAAGAATATCCCGTAGTGGGGGTCGATGGTTGGAGCCCCTTGCAGGATGTATTCTAAAACCGAAACATCCACGCCTGGGGGATGATGACCTTGACTGGGTTGGCGGAGTTGCTGGGGATCTCCCAACAAAATGAGGGATTTGGCGGCCTGTGCAGCGGCCAGCGCGTTGGCTAAGGACATTTGCCCTGCTTCATCAATCACGAGCACATCTAAAGCTTCACACCATTCGGGCCGAGCAAAAAGCCAAGCGGTACCCGCCACCACCTGGGCGCCGTTAAGAAATGCGGCAAAGACTTTATCATTATTATTCAATACCTGAAGCGAAGAGGATGAAATGCCGCCATTATCCCGTCCTCGTTGCACGGCTTTGAGGTTGATGCCCCGTTCTTTGACCCGTAAGAGGACCGCGTCGAGCAAATGACGAATGACCTGATGGCTGGGGGCGGTGATGCCGACGGTTTTACCGGCCTCGACCAAATCAACGATAATGTGAGAGGCTGTGTAACTTTTTCCTGAGCCAGGTGGCCCTTGAATGGCTAAATATTGATGATCGAGGGCTAACGCGCACCGTCTGGCCGCGGCACTGGCCTCTTCACCGGGAAGGCGCAGGACGCCATCTGGGGAACAGCCCGGGATTTCAGGGCGTCTACGCATTAAAAGCGCTCTTAAAGCCGAAAACCGGCCCTTTGTGCCCATTCCTTGTTCTAAAACCGTGGAGGCCAAAGATTTTAGTGCGTTTTTCAAAACTCCGGTTTGGATGGGGCCTGGGGGGATCAGAGCCTGGGGTCTTTTGCCGCCAGTTTTGATGGCAATAAGACCTTGGGCCGGATCAACATCAATCACTTCGCCAACCGTTTTTCCAGTCACGGGATCCACGGGCTTATCACCCACGTTGATCTTGTGTTCTTGCAGGGGATAGCGGTATAGATCACTGCCATCTTGCCGGATACCAACAAATTCTAAACCACTGAGACTTTCGGGATCTTCCAGCAATTCTTCTAAGGACATGTCCCGGTGTGCAAAATATTTCCACCATACCGATTTATCCTCGCGGCGATGCCAATTGAGGAGATGGGCAAGGATAAAGCGCGCATATTCTGGCGCCTCGGGACCCGGTTCCTGATCAAAAGGTTTGATAAGTTCAGCGACTAAGGCGTGGGTGTCATCTTGTGGCCTTTCAAAAGCGGGAGGAGTTGCGTCGGAATTGGCATTTTGTGGGATGCTCTCATGGTTCTGGGCGATGAATTCGTGTTTTCGCGCAACAAGCCACGTGTGAAGACGCCACGTCGACAGGCAGTCATCTTGGTTGTAAGCCTCGATGTCTTCGAGAATCGTGGCGTCGCGCGATTGTTTCCACTGGTCATAGGCGATGATACTTGCGCCAGCATTGGTGATTTCTCCTTCACGCTTTTCCATATATAAGGGCTCCAAATATTTGATGGAGTAAGATTCTTGAGAGACCATCAGGCTATGACGGACAATGTGATATAAATCAACGAGAATATGTTGGGCCAGCAGATGATCCACTTCCGCTTCCCTGGTGCTGTAACGTCCCATTAACCGTTTTAAGGCGGTGGGTTCATAGGGCGCATAATGATAAATGTGCATATGGGGATAGTGGGCGAGACGGTCCATCATCCGGTCAATAAAGGTTTCGAAACTGTGGCGCTCGCTGGGGCGGTCATGGGCCCAAAGAGCGTGAAATGAGGGTTCCTTATCCAAGTCATCGACTTCGGCCCATCCAAAAAGATATTCCAGGGGTCCCCCTTCGGCTAAAGGATCTCCTTCCAGATCAAAGTACACATCGCCAGGTTGGGGATCGGGCAAGCGGTGAAATCCATGCTCAGGGTGAACGGGTAATATCTCGAAAATGACCTGACCCGAGATCCGCTGTTCCCACTGAAGGCGGGCTTGCTTGATTAATCGTTTTAAGGTGTCATCACTCATGCCCTTGATATGCCCTGACGGATCGGTGTGGGCTAACGCGCTGAGGGTATGGATACCGTGGTGCTGCAATTTTTTAATCTGAGATTTGGTAATGTTGGCGACATACCAGAGGTGATCATCCTCGCGCCTTTTGGCTTCGCAGATATCAAGCCACGTGC is a window encoding:
- a CDS encoding IS3 family transposase (programmed frameshift), giving the protein MANQYDRAFKEQAVQLVLTQQKSGAQVARELGIPSKTLYAWVAAYKADPVEPFVGSGHLKAEDQALRDLPRRIRDLEEENAIPKKSDAPRHQRSEVIFQFIHEHRFTFSITKMCQILDVSRSGYYAWRHRPPSTQAQVRARRVERIRAVFTASGERYGSPKITAVLRREGERISQKTVARLMHDHRLRSRVTRKYKATTNSRHTLPVHENVLNQTFTADRPHAVWMADITYIPTEEGWLYLASLQDWYTRKIVGWAVDRRMTQDLVIRALDRAVTHSQPPAGVLHHSDRGSQYAAAAYQERLQQYGMTASKSRKGNCYDNAMIESWHSLLKKELIYLTKFRTRAEAEVAIFAYIEIFYNRQRVHSALDYQTPAEAEAAYQA
- a CDS encoding TM0106 family RecB-like putative nuclease, with translation MQLIDGRFLLTASDVVNHIECPQRSWLNLQLVQGKMAPLDSQDPQQQMLSRMGNEKEQQYLNELLSQGLPLWDGSQGVSLTERVHLTRLALGRGEPVIYQGTLQQDIWIGTPDFLVRYEGSSELGPFYYRVEEVKLAHQARVSALVQATFYSLLLEGVQGQAAPITLVLGQHEKIDFPPTFARSYVKLAASRLKHWIKDPTPSYPDPKPACESCTWLDICEAKRREDDHLWYVANITKSQIKKLQHHGIHTLSALAHTDPSGHIKGMSDDTLKRLIKQARLQWEQRISGQVIFEILPVHPEHGFHRLPDPQPGDVYFDLEGDPLAEGGPLEYLFGWAEVDDLDKEPSFHALWAHDRPSERHSFETFIDRMMDRLAHYPHMHIYHYAPYEPTALKRLMGRYSTREAEVDHLLAQHILVDLYHIVRHSLMVSQESYSIKYLEPLYMEKREGEITNAGASIIAYDQWKQSRDATILEDIEAYNQDDCLSTWRLHTWLVARKHEFIAQNHESIPQNANSDATPPAFERPQDDTHALVAELIKPFDQEPGPEAPEYARFILAHLLNWHRREDKSVWWKYFAHRDMSLEELLEDPESLSGLEFVGIRQDGSDLYRYPLQEHKINVGDKPVDPVTGKTVGEVIDVDPAQGLIAIKTGGKRPQALIPPGPIQTGVLKNALKSLASTVLEQGMGTKGRFSALRALLMRRRPEIPGCSPDGVLRLPGEEASAAARRCALALDHQYLAIQGPPGSGKSYTASHIIVDLVEAGKTVGITAPSHQVIRHLLDAVLLRVKERGINLKAVQRGRDNGGISSSSLQVLNNNDKVFAAFLNGAQVVAGTAWLFARPEWCEALDVLVIDEAGQMSLANALAAAQAAKSLILLGDPQQLRQPSQGHHPPGVDVSVLEYILQGAPTIDPHYGIFLDVTRRMHPVITRYISHIAYDDKFTSHPQCAKQNLQGPGPWSHSGLYYVPIWHEGNRTASEEEVLLTRQVVMELLTSTWTDQQGHMRPLTANDILVVAPYNAQVTRLRAALPKDVRVGTVDKFQGQEAPVVIYSTAASNPEDIPHGLEFLYSLNRLNVAISRAQGVAILIANPSLLFHKPAHIEHLPLINALCVFVEQAEIIPGSKSSPVPSSIFANAETAI